One Rosa chinensis cultivar Old Blush chromosome 5, RchiOBHm-V2, whole genome shotgun sequence genomic region harbors:
- the LOC112167244 gene encoding nardilysin-like isoform X4, protein MVHYPEIGDSQLSEGSEEAEEEEGMEEEDEEDEDCEGEDEDDEGEDEDELKKKKGGDSQTKKNTCSLWGVQNLQMRRSYLSKHGGCLNAYTEVEHTCYHFEVKREFLKGALTRFSQFFVSPLVKIEAMERELQAVDSEFNQVLQNNFNAIQPHLVTHLIDSHGLCIHERE, encoded by the exons ATGGTG CACTATCCTGAGATTGGAGATTCCCAACTCTCCGAGGGCTCTGAGGAagctgaggaagaagaaggaatggaggaggaggatgaggaaGACGAAGATTGTGAAGgagaggatgaagatgatgagggagaagatgaagatgaactgaagaagaaaaagggaggGGATTCTCAGACTAAGAAG AACACATGCTCTTTATGGGGAGTACAGAATTTGCAGATGAGAAGGAG TTACTTGTCCAAGCACGGAGGGTGTTTAAATGCATACACAGAAGTAGAGCATACTTGCTACCATTTTGAAGTGAAACGAGAGTTTCTCAAGGGTGCCTTGACAAG ATTTTCTCAGTTCTTTGTTTCACCCCTTGTAAAAATTGAAGCCATGGAGCGGGAGTTACAGGCTGTAGATTCAG AGTTTAACCAGGTTCTGCAGAACAACTTCAATGCCATACAGCCTCACCTGGTCACCCATTTAATAGATTCACATGGG TTGTGTATACATGAAAGGGAATAA
- the LOC112167244 gene encoding nardilysin-like isoform X1: MVHYPEIGDSQLSEGSEEAEEEEGMEEEDEEDEDCEGEDEDDEGEDEDELKKKKGGDSQTKKNTCSLWGVQNLQMRRSYLSKHGGCLNAYTEVEHTCYHFEVKREFLKGALTRFSQFFVSPLVKIEAMERELQAVDSEFNQVLQNNFNAIQPHLVTHLIDSHGVKLKSWGFTFIFSFLFAQIRFLLCMQQILVVYT, translated from the exons ATGGTG CACTATCCTGAGATTGGAGATTCCCAACTCTCCGAGGGCTCTGAGGAagctgaggaagaagaaggaatggaggaggaggatgaggaaGACGAAGATTGTGAAGgagaggatgaagatgatgagggagaagatgaagatgaactgaagaagaaaaagggaggGGATTCTCAGACTAAGAAG AACACATGCTCTTTATGGGGAGTACAGAATTTGCAGATGAGAAGGAG TTACTTGTCCAAGCACGGAGGGTGTTTAAATGCATACACAGAAGTAGAGCATACTTGCTACCATTTTGAAGTGAAACGAGAGTTTCTCAAGGGTGCCTTGACAAG ATTTTCTCAGTTCTTTGTTTCACCCCTTGTAAAAATTGAAGCCATGGAGCGGGAGTTACAGGCTGTAGATTCAG AGTTTAACCAGGTTCTGCAGAACAACTTCAATGCCATACAGCCTCACCTGGTCACCCATTTAATAGATTCACATGGGGTAAAACTTAAATCTTGGGGTTTTacttttatcttttcttttctttttgctcaAATAAGATTTTTATTATGTATGCAACAAATTTTAGTTGTGTATACATGA
- the LOC112167243 gene encoding octanoyltransferase LIP2p2, chloroplastic has protein sequence MTFLATQCVIASIPTHPVSNHQPKRCLAQRIPVVKTQQSSFPTTRESRRESECECFNLYKELVPYRQAWSWQKSIVKEKKALIERNQDCPDSLFVLQHPPVYTMGTGTSEKFLNFDLKDAPFDVHRTERGGEVTYHGPGQIVMYPIMNLRNHKMDLHWYLRSLEEVIIRALSKTFSIKASQLEGLTGVWHGNQKLAAIGIRVSQWIAYHGLALNVTTDLTPFRWIVPCGLQNYQVGSIRGLLGEFESFDNSSRKQLPDPDDGQLLDIACKSLINEFSEVFQVGINYETISRLEFLESEPVKPLKEEVI, from the exons ATGACTTTCTTGGCGACCCAATGTGTCATCGCCTCAATCCCAACACACCCAGTTTCTAATCATCAGCCCAAACGGTGCCTCGCCCAGAGAATCCCAGTTGTTAAAACCCAACAGTCGAGCTTTCCAACTACTCGGGAATCGAGAAGAGA GTCTGAGTGTGAGTGCTTCAATCTGTACAAGGAGCTAGTTCCTTACCGGCAAGCTTGGTCTTGGCAGAAGAGCATTGTCAAGGAGAAAAAGGCTCTGATTGAAAGGAATCAGGACTGCCCGGACTCGCTGTTTGTTCTTCAGCATCCTCCTGTTTATACAATGGGCACCGGTACCTCAGAAAAGTTCCTCAATTTTGACCTCAAGGATGCTCCATTTGATGTTCATCGGACCGAACGCGGCGGCGAGGTTACATATCACGGTCCTGGTCAG ATAGTAATGTACCCCATTATGAATCTCCGAAATCACAAAATGGATCTTCATTGGTACCTCAGGTCACTTGAGGAGGTGATCATTCGCGCTCTTTCAAAGACATTTTCGATCAAGGCATCTCAACTTGAGGGCTTAACTGGTGTTTGGCATG GAAACCAGAAACTGGCAGCCATTGGTATACGAGTGTCTCAGTGGATAGCTTATCACGGTTTGGCACTGAACGTAACCACAGATTTAACTCCTTTTCGTTGGATAGTACCGTGTGGTTTACAAAACTATCAGGTTGGAAGCATTAGAGGGTTGTTGGGGGAGTTTGAGTCATTTGACAATAGTAGTAGAAAACAGCTACCAGATCCTGATGATGGCCAGCTACTTGATATTGCTTGTAAATCTTTGATCAATGAGTTTTCAGAAGTTTTTCAGGTTGGAATCAATTATGAAACCATCTCGAGGTTAGAGTTTTTAGAAAGTGAACCGGTAAAGCCTCTAAAAGAGGAAGTAATTTAG
- the LOC112167244 gene encoding nardilysin-like isoform X3, which yields MVHYPEIGDSQLSEGSEEAEEEEGMEEEDEEDEDCEGEDEDDEGEDEDELKKKKGGDSQTKKNTCSLWGVQNLQMRRSYLSKHGGCLNAYTEVEHTCYHFEVKREFLKGALTRFSQFFVSPLVKIEAMERELQAVDSEFNQVLQNNFNAIQPHLVTHLIDSHGGSTCRNKY from the exons ATGGTG CACTATCCTGAGATTGGAGATTCCCAACTCTCCGAGGGCTCTGAGGAagctgaggaagaagaaggaatggaggaggaggatgaggaaGACGAAGATTGTGAAGgagaggatgaagatgatgagggagaagatgaagatgaactgaagaagaaaaagggaggGGATTCTCAGACTAAGAAG AACACATGCTCTTTATGGGGAGTACAGAATTTGCAGATGAGAAGGAG TTACTTGTCCAAGCACGGAGGGTGTTTAAATGCATACACAGAAGTAGAGCATACTTGCTACCATTTTGAAGTGAAACGAGAGTTTCTCAAGGGTGCCTTGACAAG ATTTTCTCAGTTCTTTGTTTCACCCCTTGTAAAAATTGAAGCCATGGAGCGGGAGTTACAGGCTGTAGATTCAG AGTTTAACCAGGTTCTGCAGAACAACTTCAATGCCATACAGCCTCACCTGGTCACCCATTTAATAGATTCACATGGG GGATCAACTTGCAGGAACAAATATTGA
- the LOC112167652 gene encoding LOW QUALITY PROTEIN: COP9 signalosome complex subunit 6a (The sequence of the model RefSeq protein was modified relative to this genomic sequence to represent the inferred CDS: substituted 1 base at 1 genomic stop codon), which produces MAESSSSGLTFKLHPLVMVNISDHYSRVKSQMNPPIAAHNATATTTTTTTNNGAEAVEMASSSSSSSASSPRVFGCVIGVQRGRTVEIFNSFELLYDPETHSLERGFLEKKQELCRXKVFPHFYILGWYSTGSDAQESDMTIHKALMDINESPVYVLLNPVINPAQKDLPITIYESELHVIDGVPQLIFVSSSYTIETVEAERISVDHVAHLKPSDGGSAATQLAAHLTGIHSAIKMLNSRIRVLHHYLLAMQKGEIPCENSLLRQVSSLLRRLPAVESGKFQDDFLMEYNDTLLITYLAVLTNCSSTMNELVDKFNTAYDRHSRRGGGGRTAFF; this is translated from the exons ATGGCGGAGTCGTCGAGCAGTGGTCTCACGTTCAAGCTCCACCCTCTGGTCATGGTCAACATCTCCGACCACTACTCCCGCGTCAAGTCTCAGATGAACCCTCCCATCGCCGCCCACAACGCCACCGcaacaaccaccaccaccaccaccaacaacgGCGCCGAAGCCGTCGAAATGGCGtcgtcttcctcctcctcctccgcttCGTCTCCGAGAGTCTTCGGCTGCGTCATCGGCGTCCAGCGTGGTCGCACCGTCGAGATCTTCAACAGCTTCGAGCTCCTCTACGATCCTGAGACTCACTCGCTCGAGCGTGGCTTCCTCGAGAAGAAGCAAGAGCTCTGTAG ATAAAAGGTTTTTCCCCATTTTTACATACTGGGATGGTACTCTACCGGCTCTGATGCTCAGGAATCTGATATGACCATTCACAAAGCT TTGATGGATATCAATGAAAGCCCTGTTTATGTTCTACTCAATCCTGTGATCAATCCTGCTCAGAAGGACCTCCCAATCACTATTTACGAAAGTG AGCTGCATGTCATTGATGGGGTTCCGCAGCTAATTTTTGTCAGTTCAAGCTACACAATTGAG ACAGTAGAAGCTGAACGTATCTCAGTTGATCATGTTGCTCATCTTAAGCCGTCTGATGGAGGTTCAGCAGCAACTCAAT TGGCTGCTCATCTTACAGGAATCCACAGTGCTATCAAGATGCTCAATAGCAGAATTAGAGTGCTTCATCACTATCTTCTAGCTATGCAGAAAG GAGAAATACCTTGTGAAAATTCGCTGCTAAGACAAGTATCAAGTCTTCTCAGAAGGTTGCCTGCTGTTGAATCGGGGAAATTTCAAGATGACTTTTTGATG GAATACAATGACACATTGCTGATTACATATCTAGCTGTGCTTACCAACTGCTCAAG TACAATGAACGAGCTGGTCGACAAGTTCAACACCGCTTATGACAGGCACAGCCGAAGAGGTGGAGGAGGACGTACTGCTTTCTTCTGA
- the LOC112167244 gene encoding nardilysin-like isoform X2, producing MVHYPEIGDSQLSEGSEEAEEEEGMEEEDEEDEDCEGEDEDDEGEDEDELKKKKGGDSQTKKNTCSLWGVQNLQMRRSYLSKHGGCLNAYTEVEHTCYHFEVKREFLKGALTRFSQFFVSPLVKIEAMERELQAVDSEFNQVLQNNFNAIQPHLVTHLIDSHGGIKRALVMPWKKGSTCRNKY from the exons ATGGTG CACTATCCTGAGATTGGAGATTCCCAACTCTCCGAGGGCTCTGAGGAagctgaggaagaagaaggaatggaggaggaggatgaggaaGACGAAGATTGTGAAGgagaggatgaagatgatgagggagaagatgaagatgaactgaagaagaaaaagggaggGGATTCTCAGACTAAGAAG AACACATGCTCTTTATGGGGAGTACAGAATTTGCAGATGAGAAGGAG TTACTTGTCCAAGCACGGAGGGTGTTTAAATGCATACACAGAAGTAGAGCATACTTGCTACCATTTTGAAGTGAAACGAGAGTTTCTCAAGGGTGCCTTGACAAG ATTTTCTCAGTTCTTTGTTTCACCCCTTGTAAAAATTGAAGCCATGGAGCGGGAGTTACAGGCTGTAGATTCAG AGTTTAACCAGGTTCTGCAGAACAACTTCAATGCCATACAGCCTCACCTGGTCACCCATTTAATAGATTCACATGGG GGAATAAAAAGAGCTTTAGTGATGCCGTGGAAAAAGGGATCAACTTGCAGGAACAAATATTGA
- the LOC112167242 gene encoding peroxisome biogenesis protein 5 has translation MAMRELVTGGAACAVPGSSSSSNPFGNLANALLNSSAKGQDLKELPSSLPTSSEAQFYPEAHGPQLPGSEFDQPYVQPGTQSSDFLRNFNSVGGGNGLLESAWDEVQGSHPPPMHGPQVLYDRGAAAQLQPTTLDGPPQRVLSSFLHSFVESSRGGIPFRPTQLPVLGLSAGDKQCIRDRSSIMARHFFADKSEDFINGQVNALLCSLDIDGEANSKGPLPARFRELEGYWNESQAIQKPGAHATDGWVTEFSQHRVDRGDPNVWAHSFEQQHGANGWASEFEQEQSQMMSADHMRGGNMASLAAMEQTRMLANTLAQNEDPKFQKSRFLQFVSKMSRGELIIDDNQVKQATSSAAGDWAGEYQQQYNAGSNWANEYQHGEVEISRANQWANEFGSEQEQHGSVDDQWVNQFSKLHVDDWAEEFGNQVGEGILGDSSADSWANAYDEFLNEQVASKQRLDSSRGVYVFSDMNPYVGHPNPLKEGQDMFHKGLLSEAVLALEAEVLKNPDNAEGWRLLGIAHAENDDDQQAIAAMMRAQEADPTNLEVLLALGVSHTNELEQSAALKYLYGWLRNHPKYGVLARPELSDSLYYADVARTFNEAAQMSPEDADVHIVLGVLYNLSREYDKAIESFRTALKLKPQDYSLWNKLGATQANSVQSADAILAYQQALDLKPNYVRAWANMGISYANQGMYEDSIRYYVRALTMNPKADNGWQYLRISLSCASRSDMLEACDSRNLDILLKEFPL, from the exons ATGGCGATGCGTGAGCTTGTCACCGGCGGAGCAGCCTGCGCCGTTCCGGGCTCATCTTCGTCCTCCAATCCCTTCGGCAATCTCGCCAACGCTCTTCTCAACTCCTCCGCCAAAGGCCAG GACTTAAAGGAGCTGCCTTCTTCGCTGCCCACGAGCTCCGAGGCTCAGTTTTACCCGGAGGCGCATGGCCCACAGCTGCCGGGGTCGGAGTTTGACCAGCCCTACGTGCAACCCGGAACCCAG AGCTCAGACTTTCTTCGCAACTTTAACTCTGTTGGTGGCGGCAATGGACTGCTTGAAAGTGCGTGGGATGAGGTACAAGGCTCTCACCCTCCTCCTATGCACGGCCCTCAGGTTTTGTATGATCGCGGCGCCGCTGCTCAGCTTCAACCCACCACTTTGGATG GGCCACCGCAGAGAGTGCTGTCAAGCTTTTTGCACTCGTTTGTTGAAAGTAGCCGTGGTGGGATACCTTTCCGTCCTACTCAACTCCCAGTGTTGGGATTGTCTGCTGGTGACAAGCAATGCATTCGTGATCGCAGCAGCATCATGGCTCGACACTTTTTTGCAGATAAGAGCGAGGATTTTATTAATGGCCAG GTAAACGCACTTCTATGCTCGCTAGATATTGACGGTGAAGCCAACAGTAAAGGGCCTCTCCCTGCAAGGTTCCGGGAACTAGAGGGTTATTGGAACGAATCCCAAGCTATCCAGAAACCTGGTGCTCATGCTACAGATGGGTGGGTCACAGAATTTAGCCAACACAGAGTAGATCGTGGTGATCCTAATGTGTGGGCTCACTCATTTGAGCAACAACATGGTGCCAATGGTTGGGCATCTGAATTCGAGCAG GAACAGTCTCAGATGATGTCTGCAGATCATATGAGAGGTGGAAATATGGCAAGCTTAGCTGCAATGGAGCAGACTCGTATGCTTGCTAATACATTAGCACAGAATGAGGACCCAAAATTTCAG AAGTCAAGGTTTCTCCAGTTTGTATCAAAGATGAGTCGTGGTGAACTTATTATTGATGATAATCAAGTCAAGCAAGCCACGTCATCTGCTGCTGGGGATTGGGCAGGAGAATATCAACAGCAGTACAATGCGGGTTCTAATTGGGCTAACGAATATCAGCATGGGGAGGTGGAG ATATCTCGTGCCAATCAATGGGCAAATGAGTTTGGTTCTGAACAAGAGCAACATGGGTCAGTTGATGATCAGTGGGTCAATCAATTCTCTAAGTTGCATGTTGATGACTGGGCAGAAGAATTTGGAAATCAGGTTGGTGAAGGAATATTGGGGGACAGTTCTGCTGATAGCTGGGCTAACGCATATGATGA GTTCCTAAATGAGCAAGTAGCTTCCAAGCAGCGATTGGATAGTTCAAGGGGCGTCTATGTCTTTTCTGATATGAACCCTTATGTTGGTCACCCAAACCCACTGAAAGAAGGCCAGGACATGTTCCATAAAGGTCTTTTGAGTGAAGCAGTGCTTGCTTTGGAAGCTGAAGTGCTCAAGAACCCTGACAATGCTGAAGGTTGGAGGCTACTTGGAATAGCACATGCAGAAAATGATGATGATCAACAG GCTATTGCAGCCATGATGCGTGCACAGGAGGCTGATCCAACTAATCTAGAAGTGCTTCTTGCCCTTGGAGTGAGCCATACTAATG AATTGGAGCAGTCGGCTGCTTTGAAATATTTATATGGATGGCTACGtaatcacccaaagtatggaGTGCTTGCGCGACCAGAGTTGTCAGATTCTTTGTACTATGCTGAT GTTGCAAGAACTTTCAATGAAGCTGCTCAAATGTCACCTGAGGATGCTGACGTGCATATAGTTCTTGGTGTCCTCTACAACTTGTCAAGAGAATATGACAAAGCCATTGAGTCCTTCAGGACAGCTTTAAAACTGAAGCCGCAGGATTACTCTCTTTGGAACAAGCTTGGAGCAACACAAGCAAACAGTGTTCAGAGTGCTGATGCAATATTGGCTTATCAACAG GCGCTAGATTTGAAGCCCAACTATGTTCGTGCATGGGCTAATATGGGTATCAGCTATGCCAACCAG GGCATGTATGAGGATTCCATACGTTACTATGTTCGAGCACTTACCATGAATCCAAAGGCAGATAACGGTTGGCAGTACTTAAGAATTTCTTTAAG TTGTGCTTCTAGGAGTGACATGTTGGAAGCTTGTGATTCTCGGAATCTAGACATTCTCCTGAAGGAGTTTCCATTATAA